The Gemmatimonadales bacterium genome window below encodes:
- a CDS encoding NUDIX hydrolase, with product MTLVSTERLYSGRIVNLDRDTVRFPDGSTGELEMLRHSGAAAVVPFLDDPREEDPRVLLLRQFRHAADGYIWEVPAGRLDPGETPEACAYRELQEETGMRAKRLDRLTTIYTTPGFTDEQIHLFLARDLVEGDLRRETDEFMELHVRRWSELIEMIRQGEIRDGKTLSALLFVHGFVRCA from the coding sequence ATGACTCTCGTCTCCACCGAGCGACTCTACAGCGGCCGCATCGTGAACCTCGACCGCGACACCGTGCGCTTCCCCGACGGGTCCACCGGCGAGCTCGAGATGCTGCGTCATTCGGGCGCCGCTGCGGTGGTCCCGTTCCTGGACGATCCGCGAGAGGAGGACCCTCGCGTCCTCCTGCTGCGCCAGTTCCGCCACGCGGCCGACGGCTACATCTGGGAGGTGCCGGCCGGCCGGCTCGATCCCGGCGAGACGCCGGAGGCGTGCGCCTACCGCGAGCTGCAGGAGGAGACCGGCATGCGGGCCAAGCGCCTGGACCGGCTCACCACCATCTACACCACGCCTGGATTCACCGACGAGCAGATCCATCTCTTTCTCGCTCGCGACCTGGTGGAGGGCGACCTCCGCCGCGAGACGGATGAGTTCATGGAGCTGCACGTCCGCCGCTGGTCGGAGCTGATCGAAATGATCCGGCAGGGCGAGATTCGCGATGGAAAGACCTTGTCGGCGCTGCTGTTCGTCCACGGCTTCGTGCGCTGCGCCTGA
- the upp gene encoding uracil phosphoribosyltransferase, which yields MPTSNFPNLTVLDHPLIQHKLSLLRDRHTSTRDFKQLVNEIAMLMAYEVTKDLPTEPVEVETPMERMTGRQVAGKKLTLVPILRAGLGMVEGIAQLIPSARVGHIGLYRDHDTLKPIDYYFKIPAAEIERDFFVLDPMLATGGSAVAAVAALKEAGARRIRFLCLVAAPEGVGRMLEIHSEVPVFAAALDRQLNPHGYILPGLGDAGDRLFGTRTLA from the coding sequence ATGCCGACGTCCAATTTCCCCAATCTCACCGTCCTCGATCACCCGCTCATCCAGCACAAGCTCTCGCTGCTCCGCGACCGGCACACCAGCACCCGCGACTTCAAGCAGCTGGTGAACGAGATCGCGATGCTGATGGCCTACGAGGTCACCAAGGACCTCCCGACCGAGCCGGTGGAGGTCGAGACGCCGATGGAGCGGATGACCGGCCGGCAGGTCGCCGGCAAGAAGCTCACCCTGGTACCCATCCTCCGCGCCGGCCTCGGCATGGTCGAGGGGATCGCCCAGCTCATCCCGTCGGCCCGGGTGGGGCATATCGGGCTCTACCGGGACCACGACACGCTCAAGCCGATCGACTACTACTTCAAGATCCCGGCGGCGGAGATCGAGCGCGACTTCTTCGTGCTCGACCCGATGCTGGCCACCGGCGGCTCCGCCGTGGCCGCGGTGGCGGCACTCAAGGAGGCGGGGGCCCGCCGCATCCGTTTCCTCTGCCTGGTGGCCGCGCCCGAGGGAGTGGGCCGAATGCTCGAGATTCATTCCGAGGTCCCGGTCTTCGCCGCCGCGCTCGACCGCCAGCTCAACCCGCACGGCTACATTCTGCCCGGCCTGGGCGACGCCGGCGACCGGCTCTTCGGCACCCGCACCCTTGCCTAG
- the holA gene encoding DNA polymerase III subunit delta — MPAYTLDALLRSLAKGELAPVYYLHGPEDVLKDEAVRAVVDRALDPGVRDFNFDQRSAGQLDPEAIFTLCTTLPMMAERRVVVLREVEGWKRRPKTRLAFLKYLERPAVETVVLLVQSSAEEDPDKDLVRGAYAVACEPLPPERARKWLLRRASALEVTLEAAAADHLLEAVGGDLGAVAAELQKFAALPAGAPLTAEQVGALVGVRHGETIYDWRDAVFDGHAGRAVALLPSILDQPGVSGVKLTTLMGSTLVGVGIARSHYDRGLRGAGLQDLLFKTLLRLRIFGLPDYKKESARWARWAATWPAARIRAGLSAARDTDQGIKSTTISDECGLLTDLVLRVTVPFLEAA; from the coding sequence ATGCCCGCCTATACGCTGGACGCGCTGCTGCGCTCCCTCGCCAAGGGGGAGCTGGCGCCGGTTTACTACCTCCACGGCCCCGAGGACGTGCTCAAGGACGAGGCGGTCCGGGCCGTGGTCGATCGCGCGCTGGACCCCGGCGTTCGCGACTTCAACTTCGACCAGCGCTCGGCCGGACAGCTCGACCCCGAAGCGATCTTCACCCTCTGCACCACGCTGCCCATGATGGCGGAGCGCCGGGTGGTGGTGCTGCGCGAGGTCGAGGGTTGGAAGCGGAGGCCCAAGACCCGCCTGGCCTTCCTCAAGTATCTCGAGCGGCCGGCGGTCGAGACCGTGGTGCTCCTGGTCCAGAGCTCGGCCGAGGAGGACCCGGACAAGGATCTGGTGCGCGGGGCCTACGCGGTGGCCTGCGAGCCGCTGCCGCCCGAGCGGGCCCGCAAATGGCTGCTCCGGCGCGCCTCGGCGCTGGAGGTCACGCTGGAGGCCGCGGCGGCCGATCACCTGCTCGAGGCGGTCGGTGGAGACCTGGGCGCGGTGGCCGCGGAGCTGCAGAAGTTCGCCGCGCTGCCCGCCGGAGCGCCGCTCACCGCCGAACAGGTTGGCGCGCTGGTGGGCGTGCGCCACGGCGAGACGATCTACGACTGGCGCGACGCCGTGTTCGATGGCCACGCCGGCCGAGCGGTGGCACTCCTGCCTTCCATTCTCGATCAGCCCGGCGTCTCGGGCGTCAAGCTGACCACGCTGATGGGCAGCACGCTGGTGGGGGTGGGCATCGCCCGCAGCCACTATGACCGCGGCCTGCGTGGCGCGGGACTCCAGGACCTCCTGTTCAAAACCCTGCTCCGGCTCCGCATCTTCGGTCTCCCGGACTACAAGAAGGAGAGCGCGCGCTGGGCCCGCTGGGCGGCCACCTGGCCAGCGGCCCGCATTCGGGCCGGCCTCTCTGCCGCGCGCGACACGGACCAGGGGATCAAGAGCACCACCATCTCCGACGAATGCGGTCTCCTCACCGACCTGGTGCTGCGAGTGACGGTCCCGTTCCTGGAGGCCGCATGA
- a CDS encoding MBL fold metallo-hydrolase, translating to MTGIRLTFWGAAGQVTGSMHLLEAAGGRFVLDAGLFQGRRAQSHALNATLPFDPRRLDGVVLSHAHIDHSGRLPLLVRHGFHGPIYATPATRDLSAVMLPDAAHIQEKDHEFLQRRGQAGPESEPLYSTADAIAVQDLMVGVPYRRITHLRKHLALEFVEAGHILGSASLDLRITEGGNHRLVFSGDIGRTGLPIIRDPEAPSGPIDTLIIESTYADRDHGTVRGAEERLGEAIRRTAARGGKVLIPAFALGRTQEIVYSLHQLHRAGRIPDLPIYIDSPLAVDTTTVFRMHPEIFDQRERLVTEAVHLFDFPMVRYVRDVKESMALNTLQGPAVIIAASGMAESGRILHHLANHIGDHRNLILLVGFQAEHTLGRRLQNGEETVRILGQQHERRAEIETIAGYSAHADRNELRAWIRRLGGPIRRAFAVHGEPQALGAMATILREEGVREVHLPKHGEAFDL from the coding sequence GTGACCGGCATCCGTCTGACCTTCTGGGGCGCCGCGGGGCAGGTCACCGGCTCGATGCATCTGCTGGAGGCCGCCGGGGGCCGGTTCGTGCTCGACGCGGGCCTCTTCCAGGGCCGCCGGGCCCAGAGCCATGCGCTCAACGCGACCCTGCCCTTCGATCCGCGGCGGCTCGACGGGGTGGTGCTGAGTCACGCCCACATCGACCACAGCGGCCGGCTGCCGCTGCTGGTTCGCCACGGCTTCCACGGCCCGATCTACGCCACGCCCGCCACCCGCGATCTCTCCGCGGTGATGCTGCCCGACGCCGCCCACATCCAGGAGAAGGATCACGAGTTCCTCCAGCGGCGGGGACAGGCGGGGCCCGAGAGCGAGCCGCTCTACAGCACCGCGGACGCGATCGCCGTGCAGGACCTGATGGTGGGCGTCCCCTATCGCCGGATCACCCATCTCAGGAAGCACCTGGCGCTGGAATTCGTGGAGGCAGGCCACATTCTCGGCTCCGCCTCGCTCGATCTCCGGATCACCGAAGGCGGCAACCACCGGCTGGTGTTCTCCGGCGACATCGGCCGGACCGGGCTCCCCATCATTCGCGACCCCGAGGCCCCCTCCGGTCCGATCGATACCCTGATCATCGAGTCGACCTACGCCGACCGCGACCACGGGACCGTGCGCGGCGCGGAAGAGCGACTGGGCGAGGCGATCCGGCGCACCGCGGCGCGCGGCGGAAAGGTGCTGATCCCCGCGTTTGCCCTCGGGCGGACCCAGGAGATCGTGTACAGTCTGCACCAGCTCCATCGCGCCGGACGGATCCCCGACCTGCCGATCTACATCGACAGCCCGCTCGCGGTCGACACCACGACGGTCTTCCGCATGCACCCCGAGATCTTCGACCAGCGCGAGCGGCTGGTGACGGAGGCGGTGCATCTGTTCGATTTCCCCATGGTCCGCTACGTCCGGGACGTGAAGGAATCGATGGCGCTGAACACCCTGCAGGGACCGGCGGTGATCATCGCCGCGTCGGGCATGGCGGAATCGGGCCGCATCCTCCATCACCTGGCGAACCACATCGGCGACCACCGGAACCTCATTCTCCTGGTGGGCTTCCAGGCGGAGCACACGCTGGGCCGGCGGCTTCAGAACGGGGAGGAGACCGTGCGTATCCTGGGCCAGCAGCACGAGCGCCGGGCCGAGATCGAGACCATCGCCGGCTACTCCGCCCATGCCGACCGCAACGAGCTCCGCGCCTGGATCCGGCGTCTGGGCGGCCCGATCCGGCGCGCCTTCGCGGTACATGGCGAGCCTCAGGCGCTCGGCGCTATGGCCACCATCCTGCGTGAAGAAGGCGTGCGCGAGGTCCACCTGCCGAAGCACGGCGAAGCGTTTGACCTCTAG
- a CDS encoding YdcF family protein, translating into MRAAVRHLRQALGLLLLAGAIVYTVALVMVLVVSQQDERQPVDAIVVLGAAQYNGRPSPVLRARLDHALRLYRDGLAPVVVVTGGIGPRDTTSEALVGQRYLATHGVPIASVVVQPEGRTTMASMTAVAQWLRRRGLRRVLLVSDPFHMFRLRLEARRTALEAYTSPTESSPISENPVLELRYLFAEGFKIPIAWVRSW; encoded by the coding sequence GTGCGAGCCGCCGTCCGTCACCTGCGCCAGGCGCTGGGATTGCTGCTGCTGGCCGGCGCGATCGTATACACCGTCGCGCTGGTGATGGTGCTGGTGGTGAGCCAGCAGGACGAGCGGCAGCCGGTGGACGCGATCGTGGTGCTCGGGGCAGCCCAGTACAACGGCCGGCCCTCGCCCGTGCTGCGGGCCCGGCTGGATCATGCGCTGCGGCTCTATCGCGACGGACTCGCGCCAGTGGTGGTGGTGACCGGGGGCATCGGCCCGCGCGACACCACCAGCGAAGCGCTGGTGGGCCAGCGCTATCTCGCCACCCACGGGGTTCCGATAGCGTCGGTGGTGGTCCAACCCGAGGGCCGGACCACCATGGCCTCGATGACCGCCGTGGCCCAGTGGCTACGCCGCCGCGGCCTGCGCCGGGTGCTGCTGGTGAGCGATCCGTTCCACATGTTCCGGCTCCGGCTGGAGGCCCGCCGCACCGCGCTCGAGGCCTACACCTCCCCCACCGAGAGCAGCCCCATCTCCGAGAACCCCGTGCTGGAGCTCCGCTACCTCTTCGCCGAGGGATTCAAGATCCCGATCGCATGGGTGCGGAGCTGGTGA